The genomic window CCGCTTTTTTCCTCTGCTCCAGTTCCCAGCGCCGCAGTTGACGGTCAATAATGGCTTCAATGGAACTCATAGACCCTCCTCATTCAGGTTTCCAAAAATAAAGGACTTTGATACGCCGCTGTCAATCGATTCCGGTCTCGAAAAGATACAGAATTCCCTTTATTTTTCGCCGTTCTGATATATATTCCCCTGCAAAATGGACTTCAGTAAGGTTGACATAAACGACTCGGTTCTCTTTGAATCTCTCGGCTTCAAATGCGGGCTGGAAATCCACCAGCAGGTAGCGACCGAAAGGAAGCTCTTCTGTCATTGTCCGGTCGGTCTTACCAAACGTCGCCATGACGCCGAAATTCTCCGGCATATGCGTCCGACACTCTCGGAACTGGGGGAATATGACGGCACGGCGTTAATGGAGTTCAAGACCAAGAAAGAGGTGATTTACCGCCTCTACCGGGACCGCACCTGCACGTACGAGATGGACGACACCCCCCCTTTTCTGGTCAATCAGCAGGCGGTCGATTATGCTATCCAGCTCGCCCTCCTTTTTAATTGCAAGATAGTCGATGAGATTCATGTCATCAGGAAGCAGTATCTGGATGGCTCCATCCCGACCGGCTTCCAGCGAACCATGATAATCGGCGTCGATGGCTGGGTGCCATACAAAGGGCGCAAGATTTCTATTACCCAGGTCAATCTGGAGGAGGAAGCCTGCCGGGAGATATCGGATATTGGACATGTCATAACCTTCGCCACCGACCGTCTCTCCACCCCGCTGGTGGAGATTATTACCGGCGCCGATATGAAAAACCCGGTCGAGGCGGAGGAAGTCTGCCATCTTCTTGGAAATTCGATGAAGATTACCGGTTTGGTGCGCCGCGGCATCGGCACGGTGCGTCAGGATGTAAATGTCTCCGTTACCGGCGGCAAACGGGTCGAAATTAAGGGTGTCTATAAGGTGGGAAATATTCGGGCGTTGACGGCGTATGAAGCGCTGCGCCAAAAGGGACTCCTGGAGCTACAGGAAAAGTTCAATCGCCAGTTCCCTGACCCGTCGGCTATACCTTACAAGGAGAGAAATCTCACCGCTGATTTCAGCGGCAGCGACAATGTAATAGGACGCCGTCTGGAAAGCGACCAGCCTCTGAAGGTGGTAGGGCTGCGTCTTCCCGGAATGAGAGAATATATAACTACTCCTCTGCAGCCAAACTGGGACTTCGGCTCGGAATTAATGGGGCGGATTCGGGTGATTGCCTGCATCGACAGCAAGCCGAATCTATTCTTCTATTCGCATAAGCAGCAATATGACATTCCCGACCGCATATGGCAGGAATGCCGGGCTGCGCTGGAATGGCAAGAAAATGATGATATGGTTCTGATATGCGGTCCCTCCCCAGATGTTGCCACCGCCGTTAATGAAATCAAGATAAGGATAGCGGAGCTGGCGCAGGGTGTCATTCACGAGACTCGTCAGGATATGAAAGACGGCACCACCGATTTTGAGCGGATTCTTCCCGGTCCCGACCGGATGTATCCCGATACCGACCATCCGCCGGTCAGAATAACCGAGGAGCGAGTCGGCGCCAACCGGAAAAAAGTCGGTGAGCCGCTCTGGGAGAAACAGGCACGCTGGGCAACGATGGGGCTTCATCAGGAGCAGATTAACGCCCTCTCCCTCTCCCCCTTTGTAGGGATATTTGAGCAACTCGCCGCCGAAATACCGGGTAAGGCGCGCCGGGCGGCGCATCTCTGCACGGCGTTGATAGTGGGGTTGCGCCGCGAAGGGTATGACCCTTGGCGCCTGGGCGAGGCTAATATTCTCCAGATATTTAGAATCGCCCTTGAAAACGACTTGCCCTCTCGTCGGGTCAAGAATCTTCTCCTTGCCGAATATGACGGACAGAGACAGCTCCCTGGCGGCGATGGGAGATTGACCGACGAAGCCTTCGAGAAGGTCTGGAGGTATGCGGAGAAGGCGTTTTCCGGAAGAACGTCAGATAATCATCGGAATAAATTCAAGCGCTTCGTAGTAGGCCAGCTACTGGGGCAATTCCCAGCCGATTTAAAAGGGATTCTCAGCCGGGTCGATTCACAATTATCGCGAGCAAAGTAACCGGGGGGACTTCAAGCCGACTTGAAGATTTCGGCGTACTGGCGGGCGGTAGCCGTCGAACTGAATCTCTTTAGAGCGAAATTATACCCTTCTTCGGCGAGCCGCGTACGCAATTCAGAATCTTTGATTAAAAGCCTGATCGCTTCGGCAAGCCGTTCGGGATTGTCGGGCGGCACCAGCAGGCCGGTTTTCCTGTCTTCGATGATATCCAGAATCCCGCCGGAGCGGGCGCCGATGACCGGCGTGCGGCAGAGCATCGCCTCTGTTAGCGCCAGTCCAAATCCTTCCTCCACGGAGTTTAATACCACAACCGTGGCGCGATTGTAAACCCGACGCAACTCCCGTTGCGGCAGCGGCTCTACCAGAGAGACTCTCCCCTCTAATCCGATATCGGTAATCATCCGCTCCAGCCGGAATTTCTCCGGACCGGTGCCATAGACTTCAAGTTTTAATCCCGAAATGTCGCGCGAGGCGAGTTTAATTGCCTGGAAGAGAATCGGCAGACGCTTCTGGACCGTCAGCCGCGAGACCGCAACGACCAGCGACGGCTCCCGTCGAATCCGGTCATCAGGATAGAAAAGCGATTCATCGTTCGGCAACGGCACCACCTGCACTTTTCCAGCCGCTTCAAAGTCCCGGGCCGAGATTTTCTCTTTAAGGAAACTTGAAACCACTGTCCAGCGCCGGCTCGACCTGATAACCGGCCGGAATAGACGCAGGAGGAACTTATATTG from Candidatus Zixiibacteriota bacterium includes these protein-coding regions:
- a CDS encoding glycosyltransferase family 4 protein; the encoded protein is MSLNLEFPDDSKTESLKVLFITHNYIRFKGDFAGVFLHLLARKLREQGLEVIVVAPHDASFADSEVIDGIRVFRFRYAPEHKETFAYRGDMHRQLLRNPLRIFRLFRFLNAGYKLAREIIEKEKIKVVSIHWVVPNGVIGYRLKRRFKDRIRLVLSSHGTDVRLLTQYKFLLRLFRPVIRSSRRWTVVSSFLKEKISARDFEAAGKVQVVPLPNDESLFYPDDRIRREPSLVVAVSRLTVQKRLPILFQAIKLASRDISGLKLEVYGTGPEKFRLERMITDIGLEGRVSLVEPLPQRELRRVYNRATVVVLNSVEEGFGLALTEAMLCRTPVIGARSGGILDIIEDRKTGLLVPPDNPERLAEAIRLLIKDSELRTRLAEEGYNFALKRFSSTATARQYAEIFKSA
- the gatE gene encoding Glu-tRNA(Gln) amidotransferase subunit GatE, which translates into the protein MDFSKVDINDSVLFESLGFKCGLEIHQQVATERKLFCHCPVGLTKRRHDAEILRHMRPTLSELGEYDGTALMEFKTKKEVIYRLYRDRTCTYEMDDTPPFLVNQQAVDYAIQLALLFNCKIVDEIHVIRKQYLDGSIPTGFQRTMIIGVDGWVPYKGRKISITQVNLEEEACREISDIGHVITFATDRLSTPLVEIITGADMKNPVEAEEVCHLLGNSMKITGLVRRGIGTVRQDVNVSVTGGKRVEIKGVYKVGNIRALTAYEALRQKGLLELQEKFNRQFPDPSAIPYKERNLTADFSGSDNVIGRRLESDQPLKVVGLRLPGMREYITTPLQPNWDFGSELMGRIRVIACIDSKPNLFFYSHKQQYDIPDRIWQECRAALEWQENDDMVLICGPSPDVATAVNEIKIRIAELAQGVIHETRQDMKDGTTDFERILPGPDRMYPDTDHPPVRITEERVGANRKKVGEPLWEKQARWATMGLHQEQINALSLSPFVGIFEQLAAEIPGKARRAAHLCTALIVGLRREGYDPWRLGEANILQIFRIALENDLPSRRVKNLLLAEYDGQRQLPGGDGRLTDEAFEKVWRYAEKAFSGRTSDNHRNKFKRFVVGQLLGQFPADLKGILSRVDSQLSRAK